A window of the Euwallacea similis isolate ESF13 chromosome 20, ESF131.1, whole genome shotgun sequence genome harbors these coding sequences:
- the LOC136415675 gene encoding secretin receptor-like, whose protein sequence is MRVTIIYSLLQMDVKNLPTNKHAQKLLQKQMDAVAEVEKECIRQYGRDLQHNKPYLDPSTKSIMCPPYYDTMVCWQPEFPNTTSVIPCPSYIVGFIPKNNATRYCTETGEWFTKVFEGKSFPYADYDSCYKEKFITVFTNFSEGSIGSWEDSYLSEKAADMISLLTMTGNAISLVALLIAFTIMFKIKKLHCARNILHMNLFASFILRAFMSILKEALFENGLGLRKDFMEHNGGTFFHVNVNENNFECKLIVSIKQYFQTANYSWILVEGLYLNNLILRALFTDSNKNLLYYIIFGWGFPILVVVPWVIARILVEDELCWTKSDNAKIFAIINVPMFASVLINLVLFVIISVVLYKKLKSPVNEDSRRYLKWAKSTLVLVPLFGVNSGVLMLLYLCNMHIIWLVCDMLSGSLQGFFVAILYCFLNGEVKSEVKPYITSLLIFLATNDITKYCFPKREKYLSSAVGRQSVCTTMSCSSLYNNGLNPHRNSRTKFDQLSKIKLSNLHGGIDCTKEMFVPNGVKHSASKNGTNGHQHQSHYTPNLTFVHGRYPICVTTNNVDLSFLNDTRQLPICEEEVSMLSDVDLTKEK, encoded by the exons ATGCGcgtaacaataatttattctttGCTTCAGATGGATGTAAAAAATCTCCCTACCAATAAGCACGCTCAGAAGCTGCTACAGAAACAAATGGATGCTGTTGCAGAAGTCGAGAAGGAATGCATAAGACAGTACGGACGAGATCTGCAGCATAATAAGCCCTATTTGGATCCTTCTACAAAAA GCATCATGTGCCCACCTTATTATGACACCATGGTTTGCTGGCAGCCAGAATTTCCAAATACGACATCCGTAATACCCTGTCCATCGTACATTGTGGGATTCATTCCT aaaaataacGCTACAAGATACTGCACAGAAACTGGAGAGTGGTTTACGAAGGTGTTCGAGGGAAAATCGTTTCCTTATGCAGATTACGATAGTTGTTACAAGGAGAAATTTATCACTGTTTTTACAAACTTTAGTGAAGGCAGCATTGGGAGCTGGGAAGACAGTTATTTATCAGAAAAAGCTGCG GATATGATATCTCTACTAACTATGACTGGCAACGCTATATCGCTAGTGGCATTATTAATAGCTTTCACTATAATGTTCAAAATCAA aaaattacaCTGCGCAAGAAACATCCTCCATATGAATCTATTTGCCTCGTTTATCCTGAGGGCGTTTATGAGCATCCTCAAAGAGGCACTATTTGAAAATGGATTAGGCTTGAGAAAGGACTTTATGGAGCACAATGGAGGGACGTTTTTTCATGTGAACGTCAAT GAAAACAATTTCGAATGTAAACTAATCGTTAGTATAAAGCAATATTTCCAAACGGCTAACTATTCATGGATCCTAGTTGAGGGTTTATACTTAAACAATCTAATTTTGAGGGCCTTATTCACGGACTCAAATAAGAATTTGCTTTATTATATCATATTCGGTTGGG GTTTTCCAATTTTGGTGGTAGTCCCATGGGTCATTGCCAGAATTTTAGTAGAGGACGAGCTTTGTTGGACCAAATCTGATAATGCtaaaatttttgccattatcAACGTTCCAATGTTCGCTTCTGTCCTT ATAAACCTGGTTCTTTTTGTTATCATCTCGGTGGTTCTATACAAGAAGCTAAAATCCCCGGTTAACGAAGATTCCAGGAGGTACTTGAAGTGGGCCAAATCGACATTGGTTTTAGTACCACTCTTTGGTGTTAACTCTGGAGTACTTATGCTACTCTATTTATGCAACATGCATATCATATGGCTTGTTTGCGACATGCTTTCTGGGAGTTTACAG GGCTTCTTTGTGGCGATACTTTATTGCTTTCTCAACGGAGAAGTGAAATCCGAGGTTAAACCCTATATCACCAGTTTGCTGATATTTTTAGCCACAAACGACATCACCAAGTACTGCTTCCCCAAACGAGAAAAGTACTTAAG CTCAGCCGTGGGCAGACAATCAGTTTGCACGACGATGTCTTGTAGCTCTCTCTACAACAACGGCTTGAATCCGCACCGCAACAGTCGGACCAAGTTTGATCAGCTGTCCAAGATTAAACTCAGCAATCTACATGGAGGTATTg ATTGCACTAAAGAGATGTTTGTCCCTAATGGGGTCAAACACTCGGCGTCGAAGAATGGAACTAATGGACATCAGCATCAGAGCCACTATACACCCAATTTGACTTTCGTTCATGGAAGATACCCCATTTGTGTAACTACAAACAAT GTGGATTTGTCTTTCCTGAACGACACAAGGCAGCTACCCATTTGCGAAGAAGAAGTTTCCATGCTGAGCGATGTTGACCTGACCAAGGAGAAATAG
- the RpLP0-like gene encoding mRNA turnover protein 4 homolog, translated as MPKSKRDKKISLTKTSKKGLALKQKIVDDVRNCVQKYQSIYLFTFKNMRNEKMKEVREQWKPSRFFFGKNKVISIGLGRTEEEEVEEGLHKLSESMKGQCALLFTDSTKQEVTEWFDDYAVEDFARSGFKSTQTVILNEGPLKQFSHAIEPYLRQLGMPTKLDRGMVTLIKDFEVCKEGSILTPERAKILELLEHRLATFKLILRARWSKEGGFEKISSSQEDEDMDKEDGD; from the exons ATGCCTAAATCCAAGAGAGATAAGAAAA TCTCTTTAACAAAAACCAGTAAAAAAGGCCTGGCCCTTAAGCAGAAAATAGTGGACGATGTGAGAAATTGCgtccaaaaatatcaaagtatATATTTGTTCACATTCAAAAACATGAGGAATGAGAAAATGAAGGAAGTGCGAGAACAGTGGAAACCAAGcagatttttctttgggaaaaataaagtaatttccaTAGGATTGGGCAGAACTGAAGAAGAAGAAGTAGAGGAAGGCTTGCATAAG CTTTCAGAATCCATGAAAGGCCAGTGTGCATTACTATTCACTGACTCAACAAAGCAAGAAGTAACTGAATGGTTTGATGACTATGCAGTTGAGGATTTTGCTCGATCTGGTTTTAAATCAACACAAACTGTAATCTTAAATGAAGGCcctttaaaacaattttcacaTGCCATTGAGCCTTATTTGAGGCAGCTGGGAATGCCTACTAAACTTGACAGAG GTATGGTTACTTTGATAAAGGATTTTGAGGTTTGCAAAGAAGGGAGCATTCTGACTCCAGAGCGGGCCAAGATTTTGGAGTTGTTGGAACATAGATTGGCTACTTTTAAGTTGATATTGAGGGCAAGGTGGAGCAAAGAGGGAGGGTTTGAGAAGATTTCTTCCAGTCAGGAGGACGAGGACATGGACAAGGAGGATGGGGACTGA